The Planococcus versutus genome contains a region encoding:
- a CDS encoding ABC transporter permease, whose product MSFLDVLYFIVPSAIFYAAPLILVAIGGVFSEKSGVVNIGLEGLMVIGAFVGILFNLLFADTFGGATPWLALVAAMLAALLLSLLHAVASISFRADQVVSGVAINLLAAALSIYLVKSIFGKGQTDFITERFSRYNVPFLSDIPVIGPLLFKSVYNTSFFAIAVAFVAWFVIYKTPFGLRLRAVGEHPMAADTMGINVTRMRYVAVMISGALAGIGGAIYSQTITNDFGHATINGQGFMALAAMIFGKWHPLGAMGAALFFGFAQSLSIVGSRIPYISEIPNVFLLILPYVLTIIALAGFIGRANAPLANGKPYIKGQR is encoded by the coding sequence ATGAGTTTCCTTGATGTTCTATATTTCATCGTTCCTTCAGCGATTTTCTATGCTGCGCCACTTATTTTAGTGGCAATAGGCGGCGTCTTTTCCGAAAAATCTGGAGTCGTGAACATCGGTCTCGAAGGATTGATGGTCATCGGTGCATTTGTCGGGATCTTGTTTAACTTATTGTTTGCTGATACATTTGGCGGAGCGACGCCGTGGCTTGCGTTGGTCGCAGCAATGCTAGCGGCATTGCTATTGTCACTGTTGCACGCGGTTGCATCGATTTCGTTCCGCGCAGACCAAGTAGTCTCTGGGGTTGCCATTAACTTGTTAGCGGCAGCATTATCGATTTACTTAGTGAAAAGTATTTTTGGAAAAGGACAAACTGATTTCATCACAGAACGTTTTTCACGATACAATGTTCCGTTTTTATCGGATATTCCAGTCATTGGACCTTTATTATTTAAATCGGTATACAACACCTCATTCTTTGCCATTGCGGTAGCGTTTGTGGCATGGTTTGTCATTTATAAAACCCCTTTTGGCTTGCGTCTTCGCGCAGTCGGAGAACATCCGATGGCCGCAGATACAATGGGAATCAATGTCACAAGAATGCGTTATGTGGCCGTTATGATTTCCGGGGCTTTAGCGGGGATTGGGGGTGCCATTTATTCGCAAACGATTACGAATGATTTTGGACATGCAACCATTAACGGACAAGGATTTATGGCTTTAGCTGCGATGATCTTTGGAAAATGGCATCCACTAGGTGCTATGGGAGCTGCTTTGTTCTTTGGATTTGCACAATCGTTGAGTATTGTGGGTTCGCGCATTCCATATATTTCAGAAATTCCAAACGTCTTCTTGTTAATCTTGCCGTATGTCTTAACGATTATCGCGTTAGCCGGCTTTATTGGCCGTGCTAATGCACCGTTAGCCAATGGTAAACCTTACATTAAAGGACAACGATAA
- a CDS encoding ABC transporter permease, with the protein MSNRATNLLVPIISVILGLLVGAVIMLVSGYNPLEGYAALWNGIFGDLYTIGETIRQITPYLLAGLAVAFAFRSGLFNIGVEGQLIVGWFAAAYVGVAVELPKIIHLPLAILAAAAAGALWGFVPGLLKAKFHVHEVIVTIMMNYIALHVSNALIRTVSDGGDRTGNIFASASLRSDFLEELTDFSRLHYGIIIALAMVGVMWFILEKTTLGFELKAVGFNQNASKYAGMNVNKNIILAMVISGAFAGLAGAMEALGTFEYVSSKGGFTGIGFDGIAVALLGLNTPLGVVFGATLFGSLKYGALNMPNAAGIPIEIVEIVIAVIIFFVASGYIIRLLLLRAAAKKKEAK; encoded by the coding sequence ATGTCGAATAGAGCGACCAATCTCTTGGTCCCCATCATTTCCGTTATTTTAGGATTGTTGGTCGGCGCAGTTATTATGCTGGTCAGCGGCTATAACCCACTTGAAGGCTATGCTGCTCTTTGGAACGGAATTTTTGGAGACTTATATACTATCGGTGAAACCATTCGTCAAATCACGCCTTATTTATTAGCAGGACTTGCAGTTGCTTTTGCGTTTCGTTCAGGTCTTTTTAATATTGGTGTTGAAGGTCAATTAATTGTTGGATGGTTTGCTGCAGCATATGTAGGAGTAGCCGTGGAATTGCCAAAAATCATTCATTTGCCATTAGCGATTTTGGCTGCAGCAGCAGCGGGCGCATTATGGGGATTTGTACCCGGACTGTTAAAAGCAAAGTTCCACGTTCATGAAGTAATCGTCACGATTATGATGAACTACATTGCTTTACATGTATCCAATGCGTTAATCCGCACTGTTTCTGATGGCGGTGACCGCACAGGTAACATTTTTGCCAGTGCATCATTGCGTTCTGATTTTTTAGAAGAACTAACGGACTTTTCTCGCTTACATTACGGAATCATTATTGCCTTGGCGATGGTGGGCGTCATGTGGTTTATTTTAGAAAAAACTACACTTGGCTTTGAGTTAAAAGCAGTTGGTTTTAACCAAAACGCTTCTAAGTATGCGGGGATGAATGTCAATAAAAATATCATTTTGGCCATGGTTATTTCTGGTGCATTTGCTGGACTTGCAGGTGCTATGGAAGCTCTTGGAACATTTGAGTATGTATCCTCTAAAGGTGGCTTTACTGGCATCGGCTTTGACGGGATTGCAGTAGCATTACTTGGTTTGAATACACCACTTGGTGTGGTATTTGGTGCTACGTTGTTTGGCTCGCTAAAATACGGAGCGTTAAACATGCCAAATGCGGCCGGTATTCCAATTGAAATTGTTGAAATTGTCATTGCAGTGATTATCTTCTTTGTAGCATCTGGTTACATTATTCGTTTGCTGTTGCTCCGTGCAGCAGCTAAGAAGAAGGAGGCGAAGTAA
- a CDS encoding ABC transporter ATP-binding protein, with product MEYVIEMLNIRKEFGTFVANDNITLQLEKGEIHALLGENGAGKSTLMNVLFGLYQPEGGEIRVRGKKVDISNPNIANDLGIGMVHQHFMLVENFSVTENIILGSEPTKYGITNKKDAAKKVQALSEQYSLNVDPNAIIEDISVGMQQRVEILKTLYRGAEILIFDEPTASLTPQEIIELIQIMKRLVAEGKSIILITHKLKEIMDVSDRVTVIRKGKGIGTVTTSETNPNDLASLMVGRAVEFTTVKGEAFPGEEVLDIKDLVVQDYRGIDKVKSLNLNVRKGEIMGIAGIDGNGQSELIEAITGLRKVKSGTISLNGKDVTNMKPRKVTEAGVGHIPQDRHKHGLILDFPVGHNISLQTYYKKPISKSGIIDYNEINEKALQIIKDFDVRTQGPSELARSLSGGNQQKAIIGREVDRDPDLLIAALPTRGLDVGAIEFIHSRLIEQRDNGKAVLLISFELDEVMNVSDRIAVIHDGEIVDIVTPETTTEQELGLLMAGHTEQKKTKDLTKKGEDQHVE from the coding sequence GTGGAGTATGTAATCGAAATGCTGAATATTCGTAAAGAGTTCGGTACATTTGTCGCCAATGACAATATTACGCTGCAACTAGAAAAGGGAGAGATTCACGCATTACTAGGAGAAAATGGTGCAGGGAAATCGACTTTAATGAACGTCTTATTTGGATTGTACCAGCCCGAAGGTGGAGAAATTCGAGTACGTGGAAAGAAAGTAGATATTTCAAATCCGAACATAGCCAATGATCTTGGCATTGGAATGGTTCACCAACATTTTATGTTAGTCGAAAACTTTTCTGTTACGGAAAACATTATTTTGGGAAGCGAGCCTACTAAATACGGGATTACTAATAAAAAAGATGCGGCTAAAAAAGTTCAAGCATTATCAGAACAATATAGTTTGAACGTAGATCCAAATGCCATAATTGAAGATATTTCAGTAGGAATGCAACAACGTGTAGAAATATTGAAAACGCTTTATCGCGGAGCCGAAATTTTGATTTTTGATGAGCCAACAGCTTCATTGACACCTCAAGAAATTATAGAATTGATTCAAATTATGAAACGATTAGTAGCTGAAGGCAAGTCGATTATTTTGATTACACATAAACTAAAAGAGATTATGGACGTTTCTGATCGCGTAACGGTTATTCGAAAAGGTAAGGGAATTGGTACCGTCACTACATCTGAAACCAATCCGAACGATCTTGCCTCATTGATGGTCGGTCGTGCAGTGGAGTTTACTACAGTAAAAGGAGAAGCTTTTCCAGGAGAAGAAGTTTTAGATATTAAAGACTTAGTAGTTCAAGATTATCGCGGAATTGATAAGGTTAAGAGTCTGAATTTAAATGTTCGCAAAGGTGAAATTATGGGGATTGCTGGAATTGATGGCAACGGACAATCAGAGCTTATTGAGGCTATTACAGGTCTTCGTAAAGTGAAAAGTGGGACCATTTCTCTCAATGGCAAAGATGTTACCAATATGAAGCCACGAAAAGTAACAGAAGCTGGTGTTGGACATATTCCTCAAGATCGCCATAAGCACGGATTAATATTGGATTTTCCAGTAGGGCATAATATCTCGCTTCAGACCTATTACAAAAAACCTATTTCCAAATCGGGCATTATTGATTACAACGAAATCAATGAAAAAGCCTTGCAAATTATAAAAGATTTTGATGTTCGAACACAAGGACCGTCAGAATTAGCACGTTCTTTATCAGGAGGCAATCAACAAAAAGCCATTATTGGGCGAGAAGTTGATCGAGATCCAGACTTGTTAATTGCAGCATTGCCGACTCGAGGTTTAGACGTAGGCGCTATTGAATTTATTCATAGTCGTTTAATTGAACAACGCGATAACGGTAAAGCAGTATTATTGATCTCATTTGAATTAGACGAAGTTATGAATGTTTCAGATCGAATAGCTGTTATTCATGATGGAGAAATTGTCGATATTGTGACGCCAGAAACAACAACAGAGCAAGAACTAGGCTTACTTATGGCAGGACATACAGAGCAGAAAAAAACAAAGGATTTAACAAAGAAAGGTGAGGATCAGCATGTCGAATAG
- a CDS encoding BMP family lipoprotein, translating to MTKRKFGLGLSLMLAAGTLLAGCGSDEKTSSGGSEGEKGGEETSDFSVAMVTDVGGVDDKSFNQSAWEGLQQFGEEKGLEKGDGGYDYLQSASDADYNTNLNNLIRRDFDVVYGIGFLMEGAVKEIAEQQPEAQIAIIDAVVDAPNVASVLFKEQEGAFLAGVAAALMSESKKIGFVGGMEIPVIERFEAGFLEGVAAVDESIEVDVQYTGAFDKAELGKTTANRMYSAGADIIFHAAGGTGNGVFTEAKERKEANPDTPVWVIGVDSDQYDEGQTGDTNVTLTSVLKRVDSAVINISEQAMNGEFPGGETITYGLSDEGVGLADSRGAIPEDVLKQIEDYKQQVIDGDIEVPETVE from the coding sequence TTGACAAAACGTAAATTCGGTTTAGGGCTATCATTAATGCTTGCTGCTGGTACACTGCTCGCTGGTTGCGGAAGCGACGAAAAAACATCATCTGGCGGATCTGAAGGCGAAAAAGGTGGAGAAGAAACTTCTGACTTTTCTGTAGCTATGGTTACAGATGTTGGTGGAGTAGATGATAAATCATTTAACCAATCAGCATGGGAAGGCCTACAACAGTTTGGTGAAGAAAAAGGTCTTGAAAAAGGCGATGGCGGTTATGATTATCTGCAATCTGCATCAGATGCAGACTACAACACGAACTTAAATAACTTGATCCGTCGCGATTTCGATGTCGTATACGGCATTGGTTTCCTAATGGAAGGTGCTGTAAAAGAAATTGCTGAACAACAGCCTGAAGCTCAAATCGCAATCATTGACGCGGTCGTAGATGCTCCAAACGTTGCAAGCGTTCTTTTCAAAGAGCAAGAAGGTGCATTCCTTGCCGGCGTTGCAGCAGCTCTAATGTCAGAATCGAAGAAAATCGGATTTGTTGGTGGAATGGAAATTCCAGTAATCGAGCGTTTTGAAGCAGGATTCCTTGAAGGTGTTGCGGCAGTTGACGAGTCAATTGAAGTTGATGTTCAATACACAGGAGCTTTTGATAAAGCAGAATTAGGTAAAACAACGGCTAACCGCATGTACTCAGCTGGAGCAGATATCATTTTCCACGCAGCTGGTGGTACAGGAAATGGTGTATTTACTGAAGCAAAAGAACGTAAAGAAGCAAATCCAGACACACCTGTTTGGGTAATCGGAGTTGACTCAGATCAATACGACGAAGGTCAAACTGGCGACACTAACGTTACTTTAACATCAGTATTAAAACGAGTTGATTCAGCTGTTATTAATATCTCAGAACAAGCTATGAACGGTGAATTCCCAGGTGGCGAAACAATCACTTATGGTTTGTCTGATGAAGGTGTAGGTCTTGCTGATTCACGTGGAGCAATTCCTGAAGACGTGCTGAAGCAAATTGAAGACTACAAACAACAAGTTATCGACGGCGATATTGAAGTTCCTGAAACTGTCGAATAA
- a CDS encoding GntR family transcriptional regulator yields MTIKADHRALYLQVIDRMKQDIAAGVYKEKEKLPSEFELSKTLGVSRATLREALRLLEEDNTIVRRHGVGTFVNSKPLFSSGIEQLTSVSDMIRQAGMEPGAIYLSTLESLSSEEDIKRFHCTGDDTIITIERVRTANGDPVVYCIDKVPSNYLPSDFLGRTESSIFTAIEESGNIHISYAVTFIDPTGYHEDASPILECEPETALLVLKQLHYDEDDRLVLYSKNYFRADKFSFHVVRKRV; encoded by the coding sequence ATGACTATTAAAGCGGATCATCGTGCTTTGTATCTTCAAGTAATCGATCGAATGAAACAGGATATTGCTGCGGGCGTATACAAAGAGAAAGAGAAGTTACCGTCTGAATTCGAATTATCGAAAACACTTGGAGTCAGTCGAGCGACTTTACGAGAAGCGCTTCGGCTGTTGGAAGAAGACAATACTATCGTCAGACGCCACGGTGTTGGAACATTTGTTAACTCAAAACCTCTATTTTCTTCAGGTATTGAACAGCTGACAAGTGTCTCTGACATGATCCGCCAGGCAGGAATGGAACCAGGTGCTATCTACTTGAGCACGTTGGAGAGCCTTTCTTCTGAGGAAGATATAAAACGCTTTCATTGCACTGGCGATGATACAATTATAACTATTGAACGCGTTCGTACGGCAAACGGAGATCCTGTCGTCTATTGCATTGATAAGGTTCCTTCGAATTATTTGCCTTCTGATTTTTTAGGACGCACTGAAAGTTCCATTTTTACAGCAATTGAAGAATCGGGGAATATTCATATTTCTTATGCGGTGACATTTATTGATCCGACTGGTTATCATGAAGACGCTTCCCCAATTCTGGAATGTGAACCGGAAACGGCATTATTAGTTTTAAAACAGCTCCATTACGATGAGGACGATCGATTGGTGCTTTATTCAAAGAATTACTTTAGAGCTGACAAGTTCAGCTTTCATGTGGTTCGTAAACGTGTGTAA
- a CDS encoding FtsK/SpoIIIE family DNA translocase: MNRAREKTKKKSKARAKVNSKTKSKNKKRQPMPMIAYEVIGLVMLGIAVLMTFQLGVIGKMLYNIAEYLAGYIAFLIPLLLVFVAIYVMVKRKWPKPKAKFAFGSSFILIGILLVCHLIWAASSILPITSSNVLAETIRTTQMTGTIWNSYLATGGGILGAFLYALLHVLFDTAGTWIVAIILLSIGAIILTGKAAAPFIAEKIPSARPALDRLMSRFQQTKSKPKKIRASHKKSEPEQVLEINESLAYEEDDDQEDFLYRPKQEEPIISAFTENVKPKKENTAEASVEKKAPSDVQLLSTSEELENEEYQLPPLSLLTLPPHQDQSGEYSGIQKNAKKLEKTFQSFGVRAKVTQVHLGPAVTKYEVLPDTGVKVSKIVSLHDDLALALAARDIRIEAPIPGKSAIGIEVPNSEVSIVSLREVLESEENNRPDAKLLFALGRDVTGQAVMTELNKMPHLLVAGSTGSGKSVCINGIITSIIMRAKPHEVKMMMIDPKMVELNVYNGIPHLLAPVVTDPRKAAQALKKIVSEMERRYELFSHTGTRNIEGYNEYVRVFNEENEDKHPKLPFIVVIVDELADLMMVASNEVEDAITRLAQMARAAGIHLIIATQRPSVNVITGVIKANIPSRISFAVSSAIDSRTILDMGGAEKLLGRGDMLFLGAGQSKPVRVQGAFLSDSEVEKIVDFVIEQQKAQYQEDMIPTEIDETKISEDTDEIYDDAVQLVTEMQTASVSMLQRRFRVGYSRAARIIDQMEQRGVVGPYEGSKPRTVLVPKKEEY, translated from the coding sequence ATGAATAGGGCTCGTGAGAAAACGAAAAAAAAATCAAAAGCGAGAGCAAAAGTAAACTCTAAAACAAAATCTAAAAATAAAAAAAGACAACCTATGCCAATGATTGCGTATGAAGTAATAGGCTTGGTTATGCTTGGAATTGCTGTATTAATGACATTCCAACTCGGTGTCATTGGAAAAATGTTATATAACATAGCAGAATATTTAGCGGGCTATATAGCATTTCTAATTCCATTATTACTAGTGTTTGTAGCTATATATGTCATGGTGAAACGAAAATGGCCAAAACCAAAAGCGAAATTTGCATTTGGTTCTTCGTTCATATTGATCGGAATTTTGCTCGTATGCCATTTAATTTGGGCAGCGAGCAGTATTTTACCCATTACTTCATCGAATGTGCTTGCTGAAACCATTCGAACAACACAAATGACTGGTACGATTTGGAATAGCTATTTAGCCACAGGGGGTGGGATTTTAGGCGCGTTCTTGTATGCTTTATTGCATGTGTTGTTTGATACTGCTGGTACTTGGATTGTAGCAATTATTTTACTTTCTATTGGGGCAATCATTTTAACGGGGAAAGCAGCAGCACCATTTATTGCAGAAAAAATACCTAGTGCACGTCCAGCGCTTGATCGATTAATGAGTCGTTTTCAACAAACTAAGTCAAAGCCAAAGAAAATACGTGCTTCTCATAAAAAGTCAGAACCTGAACAAGTGTTAGAAATTAACGAATCGTTAGCTTACGAAGAAGACGATGACCAAGAAGACTTTTTATATCGTCCGAAACAAGAAGAACCGATCATTTCAGCATTTACCGAAAATGTAAAACCGAAAAAAGAAAACACTGCAGAAGCATCTGTAGAAAAAAAAGCTCCGAGCGATGTTCAACTTCTTTCTACTTCAGAAGAATTAGAAAACGAAGAATATCAATTACCGCCACTTAGCTTGTTGACGCTTCCTCCGCATCAAGACCAAAGTGGTGAATATTCAGGGATACAAAAAAACGCAAAAAAATTAGAGAAAACGTTCCAAAGTTTTGGTGTGCGTGCAAAAGTGACACAAGTTCACTTAGGTCCAGCTGTTACGAAATATGAAGTATTGCCAGATACAGGAGTCAAAGTGAGCAAAATTGTAAGTTTACACGATGATTTGGCATTAGCGTTGGCAGCGCGTGATATTCGAATTGAAGCACCTATCCCTGGAAAATCTGCGATCGGGATTGAAGTACCAAACTCAGAAGTGTCAATTGTTAGTTTGCGAGAAGTTTTAGAGTCTGAAGAAAATAATAGACCAGATGCTAAACTATTATTTGCATTAGGTAGAGATGTAACAGGTCAAGCGGTGATGACAGAGTTAAACAAAATGCCCCATTTACTAGTCGCAGGTTCAACGGGCAGTGGGAAATCAGTATGCATTAATGGCATTATTACCAGTATCATTATGCGCGCTAAGCCACACGAAGTAAAAATGATGATGATCGATCCGAAAATGGTCGAACTAAATGTTTACAATGGGATTCCACATCTGCTTGCACCTGTAGTTACGGATCCACGAAAAGCAGCACAAGCATTAAAGAAAATTGTTTCTGAAATGGAAAGAAGATATGAACTTTTTTCGCACACAGGCACTCGCAACATCGAAGGTTATAACGAATATGTTCGTGTCTTCAATGAAGAAAACGAAGATAAACATCCGAAATTACCATTTATTGTGGTAATCGTGGATGAATTGGCGGATTTGATGATGGTTGCTTCAAACGAAGTAGAAGATGCTATAACGCGCTTAGCTCAAATGGCACGTGCGGCAGGAATTCATTTGATCATTGCAACGCAGCGTCCGAGTGTTAACGTTATTACGGGTGTTATTAAGGCGAATATTCCATCGCGTATTTCGTTCGCTGTTTCATCAGCAATTGATTCACGAACCATTTTAGATATGGGAGGCGCTGAAAAATTACTGGGTCGTGGCGACATGTTGTTTCTTGGCGCAGGTCAATCTAAACCTGTTCGTGTGCAGGGAGCTTTTTTATCAGATTCAGAAGTCGAAAAAATTGTTGACTTTGTGATCGAACAACAAAAAGCGCAATACCAAGAAGACATGATTCCGACTGAAATAGATGAAACGAAAATAAGCGAAGACACAGACGAAATTTACGACGATGCTGTTCAATTAGTTACAGAAATGCAAACAGCATCTGTTTCGATGTTGCAACGACGATTCCGAGTTGGCTATTCGCGTGCAGCACGTATTATAGACCAAATGGAACAGCGTGGAGTAGTTGGACCTTACGAGGGTAGTAAGCCACGTACTGTTCTAGTTCCAAAGAAGGAAGAATATTGA
- a CDS encoding ribonuclease J — translation MSKIKNEVIRVIPLGGVGEVGKAMYVVEIDEDLFVVDSGLMFPEDEMLGVDIVIPDMTFLVENKDRVKGIFLTHGHEDAIGSIAYLLKKIQVPVYGSKLTIAMAKEHIKEQGSLKHVKFFEVTNKSRMNFDKTHVTFFHTTHSIPDALGIVFHTSEGAVVHTGEFKFDQSAKGSYRPDIAKMAKLGEDGVLMLLSDSTEAERPGYTTSEIVVADHILSAFIAAEGRVLVSLYSSNFIRIQQVFDIAAATGKKVAVAGRSLESSYEVGLRLGYLTVDEETVISLKDLENYRDDEVVIIVTGNQGEPLEALDKMVRKQHKDVKIKSTDTVLITFTPSPGMEVSMFQTMNKLAKAGANVLTSSKKVHVSGHGSQEDLKMMLNMMKPKYFIPIQGEYKMLIAHSKLAQQVGINKSEIFIADKGDIVEYKDGKVRMSGRVTAGNVLIDGIGIGDVGNIVLRDRKLLSQDGIFIVVVTLNRKEKKIASGPEMISRGFVYVRESEELMEESTRLVRKVVEKYVTRDAFEWNNIKQEIRDTLNSYLFQQTKRRPMIIPIIMEY, via the coding sequence TTGAGTAAAATAAAAAATGAAGTAATAAGAGTAATACCGCTAGGCGGTGTCGGCGAAGTCGGCAAAGCAATGTATGTAGTCGAAATTGACGAAGACCTGTTTGTCGTAGACAGTGGATTGATGTTCCCAGAAGATGAAATGCTAGGCGTCGATATTGTCATTCCAGACATGACATTTTTAGTAGAAAACAAAGATCGTGTTAAAGGGATTTTCTTGACTCATGGACATGAAGATGCTATTGGATCGATTGCTTATTTATTGAAAAAAATTCAAGTGCCGGTTTATGGATCAAAATTGACGATTGCTATGGCTAAAGAACATATTAAAGAACAAGGCTCTTTAAAGCATGTGAAATTCTTTGAAGTAACAAACAAAAGCCGTATGAACTTTGACAAAACACATGTAACATTTTTTCATACAACACATAGTATTCCTGATGCACTTGGAATTGTTTTCCATACTTCAGAAGGTGCCGTTGTTCACACAGGTGAATTTAAGTTTGACCAATCAGCCAAAGGAAGCTATAGACCCGATATCGCAAAAATGGCGAAACTGGGAGAAGACGGTGTTTTAATGCTGCTGTCTGATTCGACAGAAGCAGAACGTCCTGGATACACGACTTCAGAAATCGTAGTTGCTGACCATATTTTGTCTGCCTTTATTGCAGCAGAAGGTCGCGTGCTTGTATCATTGTATTCATCAAACTTTATCCGCATCCAGCAGGTATTTGATATCGCCGCAGCTACAGGTAAAAAAGTTGCAGTCGCAGGAAGAAGTTTAGAAAGTAGCTACGAAGTTGGTTTACGTCTTGGGTATTTAACTGTAGACGAAGAAACAGTCATTTCACTAAAAGACTTAGAAAATTACCGCGATGATGAAGTTGTTATCATTGTAACTGGTAACCAAGGAGAGCCACTTGAAGCTTTAGATAAAATGGTTCGCAAGCAACACAAAGACGTAAAAATAAAATCGACTGATACAGTTCTGATTACATTTACACCATCACCAGGTATGGAAGTTTCTATGTTCCAAACGATGAACAAATTGGCGAAAGCTGGAGCGAACGTATTGACTTCAAGTAAAAAAGTTCACGTATCGGGTCATGGCAGTCAAGAAGATTTGAAAATGATGCTAAACATGATGAAGCCAAAATACTTTATACCAATTCAAGGTGAATACAAAATGCTGATTGCGCATTCTAAATTAGCACAGCAAGTTGGGATAAATAAATCCGAAATTTTCATCGCTGATAAAGGCGACATCGTCGAATACAAAGACGGCAAAGTTCGAATGAGCGGACGCGTTACTGCTGGAAATGTCTTGATTGATGGAATTGGTATTGGAGATGTTGGAAACATTGTTCTTCGCGATCGTAAACTACTTTCGCAGGATGGAATTTTTATTGTTGTGGTTACATTAAACCGTAAAGAAAAGAAAATCGCTTCAGGTCCAGAAATGATTTCACGTGGATTTGTGTATGTGCGGGAATCAGAAGAACTGATGGAAGAATCTACGCGACTTGTTCGAAAAGTCGTTGAAAAGTATGTGACAAGAGACGCTTTCGAATGGAATAATATTAAACAAGAAATTCGTGACACCTTAAATTCTTATTTGTTCCAGCAAACAAAACGTCGTCCAATGATTATCCCGATTATTATGGAATACTAA
- a CDS encoding aspartate-semialdehyde dehydrogenase, translating into MGATGAVGQQMKEQLEKRNFPINNIVFLSSSRSAGKKIDFNGKVYTVQEAKAESFEEIDIALFSAGGSVSEKLAPEAVKRGAIVIDNTSAFRMSKDVPLVVPEVNKGDLRLHKGIIANPNCSTIQMVCALQPLKELFGLKKVVVSTYQAVSGAGIDAINELKMQSIDFDNAKQAEAKMLPVKSAEHHYPIAFNVIPQIDQFADNGYTLEEMKMINETKKIMHDDALAVAATCVRLPVVTGHSESIYVELDKVATVEQIKQAIKNAPGVKLMDDPSNQVYPMPLMTAGLDEVFVGRIRQDLDNPNGFHLWVVADNLVKGAALNSVQIAEALIEENIV; encoded by the coding sequence ATGGGAGCAACAGGTGCAGTTGGTCAGCAAATGAAAGAACAATTGGAAAAACGGAACTTTCCGATTAACAATATTGTGTTTTTGTCATCTAGTCGTTCTGCTGGAAAGAAAATTGATTTTAATGGCAAGGTCTATACAGTACAAGAAGCAAAGGCTGAGTCATTTGAAGAGATCGACATCGCATTATTCAGTGCAGGTGGAAGTGTTTCGGAAAAGCTCGCTCCTGAGGCTGTTAAACGAGGAGCAATCGTTATTGACAATACAAGTGCGTTTCGAATGAGCAAAGACGTTCCGTTAGTAGTTCCCGAAGTAAACAAAGGTGATCTTCGACTTCATAAAGGAATTATTGCTAATCCAAATTGTTCGACCATACAAATGGTTTGTGCATTGCAGCCGTTAAAAGAGTTGTTCGGGTTGAAAAAAGTAGTGGTATCTACTTATCAAGCTGTTTCAGGTGCAGGTATTGATGCTATTAACGAATTGAAAATGCAATCGATCGATTTTGATAACGCAAAACAAGCAGAAGCCAAAATGCTGCCAGTCAAATCAGCTGAGCATCATTACCCAATTGCTTTTAATGTTATTCCACAAATCGATCAGTTTGCTGATAATGGTTATACATTAGAAGAAATGAAAATGATTAACGAAACAAAAAAAATTATGCATGATGACGCTTTAGCAGTCGCAGCAACTTGTGTACGTCTTCCGGTAGTAACAGGACATTCAGAATCTATTTATGTAGAATTAGACAAAGTAGCGACAGTAGAACAGATTAAACAAGCAATAAAAAATGCACCAGGTGTTAAATTGATGGACGACCCATCAAACCAAGTATACCCAATGCCGTTGATGACAGCAGGTCTAGACGAAGTGTTTGTTGGACGAATTCGCCAAGATTTAGACAATCCGAATGGTTTTCATTTATGGGTAGTAGCAGATAATCTTGTTAAAGGTGCAGCACTGAATTCAGTGCAAATTGCGGAAGCTTTGATAGAAGAAAACATTGTGTAA